In Novosphingobium resinovorum, the following are encoded in one genomic region:
- a CDS encoding recombinase family protein, which produces MNENLKVQSHHLERGAYLYIRQSSMRQVMENVESTKRQYALRGRATGLGWRDDQIIVIDSDQGESGASASWREGFQHLVSDVGMGRAGIVMGLEVSRLARNNADWHRLLEICALADTLILDEDGVYDPANFNDRLLLGLKGTMSEAELHVIKARLRGGILNKVRRGEYRCPLPTGFLYDEAGNVVLDPDAQIREMITHFFETFSRVGSASQTVKAFAREGLLFPSRVRNSKQVIFQPLTASTAMRTLHNPRYAGVYAYGQRLYRRTVDGKKQLRKRDPKEWLACIPDAHPGYISWDQFQHNLRVLESNGRGYQSVRASPPREGAALLQGRVVCGRCGSHMRARYADRRGQVDTWYLCSRASASRGEPHCQSIAGWPIDAAIGELIAAEMTPAAVELALEIRKEIERRHGEADELRLRAVERARIDADLAQRRFMLVDPNNRLVADTLEREWNDKLRSLTELQEDRERALREDRLKLDDAIHDRLIAMTTDFKTVWSDPTLPNRERKRLLAYLVEDVTLLKFPSEGETRVHIRFRGGRTETLTTQNPKSSAQQVKTRPEVVGLVDTLLDDHICAEIKDILNAKEIRPGGSARRDQTNAQFTDLRVIYLVKQYGLRTRYDRLRDRGMLTKAEACAKLGISESTLVRWAKYGIVKRHSYNGYMSLYEPPGPHVPAKQCSRWNQLAHRAASVRRLSEQNATISMEGL; this is translated from the coding sequence ATGAACGAAAACCTCAAGGTTCAATCGCATCATCTCGAACGGGGTGCCTACCTCTACATCCGACAGTCGTCGATGCGGCAGGTCATGGAGAACGTCGAAAGCACCAAGCGGCAATACGCCCTCCGTGGGAGGGCGACAGGACTGGGATGGCGTGACGACCAGATTATTGTCATCGACAGCGACCAAGGCGAATCCGGCGCTTCAGCGTCGTGGCGCGAGGGCTTCCAGCACCTTGTATCCGATGTTGGCATGGGACGCGCAGGGATCGTCATGGGCCTGGAGGTATCGCGGCTCGCGAGAAACAACGCGGACTGGCATCGATTGCTGGAAATCTGCGCCTTGGCCGACACGCTGATCCTCGATGAGGATGGCGTGTACGATCCGGCTAACTTCAACGATCGCCTGCTACTTGGCCTCAAGGGCACCATGAGCGAAGCCGAATTGCACGTCATCAAAGCCCGTTTACGCGGCGGAATCCTCAACAAGGTACGCCGCGGCGAATATCGTTGCCCGCTTCCAACCGGCTTCCTCTATGATGAGGCTGGCAACGTTGTCCTCGACCCTGACGCGCAGATCCGGGAGATGATCACTCACTTCTTCGAAACGTTCTCGCGGGTCGGATCGGCTTCCCAGACAGTCAAGGCGTTCGCCAGGGAAGGCCTGCTCTTCCCGTCTCGGGTACGCAATAGCAAGCAGGTGATCTTCCAACCGCTGACCGCATCGACCGCCATGCGAACGCTACACAATCCTCGCTATGCCGGCGTTTATGCCTATGGGCAGCGTCTTTATCGCCGGACCGTCGATGGGAAGAAACAGCTCCGCAAGCGTGATCCCAAGGAATGGCTTGCCTGCATCCCGGATGCCCACCCCGGCTACATCAGTTGGGATCAGTTCCAGCACAACCTCAGGGTCCTGGAATCCAATGGTCGAGGCTATCAGTCCGTTCGCGCCTCGCCGCCCCGCGAAGGCGCGGCCCTGCTGCAAGGGCGCGTTGTATGCGGACGTTGCGGAAGTCATATGAGAGCCCGCTACGCCGACCGGCGCGGCCAGGTGGACACCTGGTATCTGTGCAGTCGTGCTTCCGCTTCCCGCGGCGAGCCTCACTGTCAGTCGATCGCAGGGTGGCCCATTGACGCAGCAATTGGCGAATTGATCGCCGCGGAAATGACGCCCGCCGCCGTGGAGTTGGCGCTGGAAATCAGGAAAGAGATCGAGCGTCGCCATGGCGAAGCGGACGAGCTCCGGCTCCGCGCTGTCGAGCGTGCCCGGATCGATGCCGATCTGGCGCAGCGCCGCTTCATGCTGGTCGATCCGAACAACCGCCTGGTTGCCGACACATTGGAACGAGAATGGAACGACAAGCTGCGCTCGCTGACTGAGCTACAAGAAGACAGAGAGCGTGCTCTGCGCGAAGACCGCCTGAAGCTGGACGATGCGATCCACGATCGGTTAATCGCCATGACGACAGACTTCAAAACGGTCTGGTCCGACCCCACCCTGCCCAACCGTGAGCGCAAGCGGCTTCTGGCCTACCTTGTCGAGGACGTCACCCTGCTGAAGTTCCCCAGCGAGGGCGAAACCCGCGTCCACATCCGCTTCAGAGGCGGGAGGACCGAAACACTGACCACTCAAAACCCCAAATCTTCAGCCCAGCAGGTAAAGACCCGACCGGAGGTGGTGGGCCTGGTCGACACACTGCTCGACGATCACATCTGTGCCGAAATCAAGGACATCCTGAATGCAAAAGAGATCCGCCCTGGTGGCTCTGCCCGGCGTGACCAGACCAATGCGCAGTTTACCGACCTGCGCGTGATCTACCTCGTCAAACAATATGGTCTGCGCACTCGTTACGACCGGCTGCGCGACCGTGGTATGCTGACAAAAGCAGAAGCCTGCGCGAAACTCGGAATCTCAGAAAGCACCTTGGTCAGGTGGGCGAAGTACGGCATCGTCAAACGTCACTCCTACAATGGCTACATGAGCCTCTATGAACCCCCGGGCCCGCACGTCCCGGCCAAACAATGTAGCCGATGGAACCAACTCGCGCACCGGGCTGCCAGCGTCCGTCGGCTCAGCGAACAAAATGCAACGATCTCGATGGAAGGGCTGTAA
- the tnpB gene encoding IS66 family insertion sequence element accessory protein TnpB (TnpB, as the term is used for proteins encoded by IS66 family insertion elements, is considered an accessory protein, since TnpC, encoded by a neighboring gene, is a DDE family transposase.) produces the protein MVATRPVDFRKGPDALAALVGAEYGGDPYSGVIYVFRAKRSDRIKLVWWDGTGLCQMAN, from the coding sequence ATGGTAGCAACGCGTCCGGTGGATTTCCGCAAAGGCCCGGACGCGCTGGCTGCGCTGGTCGGCGCCGAGTACGGAGGTGATCCGTATTCGGGGGTGATTTATGTGTTCCGCGCCAAGCGCAGTGACCGGATCAAGCTGGTATGGTGGGACGGCACCGGACTGTGCCAGATGGCCAACTAA
- a CDS encoding transposase, which produces MEEPRLTTALDTDIGVPLKPVRRIEVLAGMAGRRRVWTLEQKLALVSEMERSDNVAAFAREREVSTALLYTWRRELRYAMEAAKLAPRDEPMFVPVVGGSSQPRSHDGIEVEVGGAVVRIGQAARTDLVVAIIQALQETAA; this is translated from the coding sequence ATGGAAGAGCCCCGCCTTACGACCGCATTGGACACCGACATTGGAGTGCCTCTGAAGCCTGTGCGGCGGATCGAGGTTCTCGCGGGGATGGCAGGCCGCCGTCGCGTCTGGACACTGGAACAGAAGCTCGCGTTGGTCTCGGAGATGGAGCGCAGCGATAATGTCGCGGCTTTTGCTCGTGAGCGGGAGGTCAGCACGGCGCTGCTTTACACATGGCGCAGGGAGCTGCGTTACGCCATGGAAGCCGCCAAGCTGGCCCCGCGCGACGAGCCCATGTTTGTGCCAGTCGTGGGCGGGTCGTCGCAGCCGCGCTCTCACGATGGCATTGAGGTTGAAGTCGGCGGAGCGGTGGTCCGGATCGGACAGGCAGCCCGGACTGACCTGGTCGTGGCCATCATTCAAGCTCTTCAAGAGACTGCCGCGTGA
- a CDS encoding AsmA family protein, with product METPVASDSPAPTPSVRRRSSHIVRNVLLIVVGAIFAVWLVLFITKGRFLKHPFENIAGTLSDREVKVGGDFQLYFAPLRIKFLAERLAVSNPPWAKGRALFAVQRIEARIAPLSLLFGRRHVYSLALDRGVANLEWDGAHKRNTWTFSQGGEGKPFQMPRIDQADITGTQVHYVDPQMPLLANLTIDPIAATDTRIGKAVGLKGDGTFRTTPFRLSAQLLSPDASVAGGENRLQARAWAAHSVIDVSGTLPGLTEFEGVPLKVAAQGRDLSDLLAVIDVAIPQTRRYALKAQMVKQAQTYRFTGMNGTFGQSDLSGSFTVTNAARLRMDASLVTRRLDIIDAAPFIGYNPDVVASKGAVAAAAATGAGARRILPDAALPVAMMQRFDAGVDWKIAIVRSKNVPVSNIALKLSLDKGRLALSPLTFSMARGDVASDLIFDTRQRPSAIRYDIRLATTPMGRLLAGYGLADSGTTGTIRGRIHLEGRGDTVHDSLASSSGRIAFVMPQGTLWTKNAQLAELDIGTFVQKMFQGKLKKPIEVNCGLLAFTVRSGTAVADPILIDTSKNVVTGRGGFSFGTEAVDMAFRADGKKISLFSGQSPVGLGGHFAEPKLQVITPQLVGHAGAGLGLAIVATPVAGLLAFVDPGDAKSAACGPVLAGANASAQRTSKGKPRDDVGNGTAKKNP from the coding sequence ATGGAAACGCCAGTCGCCTCGGATTCGCCTGCGCCAACGCCATCCGTCCGGCGGCGGAGCAGCCACATCGTTCGCAACGTGCTGCTGATCGTGGTCGGCGCGATCTTCGCTGTATGGCTGGTGCTGTTCATCACCAAGGGGCGGTTCCTCAAGCATCCCTTCGAGAATATTGCCGGTACGCTGAGCGACCGCGAGGTAAAGGTCGGCGGAGACTTCCAGCTCTATTTCGCGCCGCTGCGCATCAAGTTCCTTGCCGAACGACTGGCCGTCTCAAACCCGCCATGGGCCAAGGGCCGCGCCCTGTTCGCGGTGCAGCGAATTGAAGCGCGGATCGCACCGCTATCGCTGCTGTTCGGTCGGCGGCATGTCTATTCCCTGGCACTCGACCGGGGCGTTGCCAATCTCGAATGGGACGGTGCTCACAAGCGCAACACCTGGACGTTTTCGCAAGGCGGCGAAGGCAAGCCCTTCCAGATGCCGCGCATCGACCAAGCCGACATCACCGGCACGCAGGTCCATTATGTCGATCCGCAGATGCCCCTGCTCGCGAATCTCACTATCGATCCGATCGCGGCGACCGACACCCGCATCGGCAAGGCGGTCGGGCTGAAGGGTGACGGAACGTTCCGCACCACGCCGTTCCGCCTTTCGGCGCAGTTGCTGTCCCCGGATGCCAGTGTTGCTGGCGGGGAAAACCGACTCCAAGCGCGCGCCTGGGCCGCTCACAGCGTGATCGACGTTTCGGGCACCCTGCCCGGCTTGACGGAATTCGAAGGCGTCCCGCTGAAGGTGGCGGCGCAAGGTCGTGACTTGTCGGATCTGCTGGCCGTCATTGACGTCGCGATCCCGCAGACGCGCCGCTATGCGCTCAAGGCGCAGATGGTGAAGCAGGCACAGACTTATCGCTTCACCGGAATGAACGGCACCTTCGGCCAGTCGGACTTGTCCGGCAGCTTCACCGTGACCAACGCAGCGCGGCTGCGAATGGACGCGTCGCTCGTGACCCGGCGGCTCGACATCATCGATGCGGCCCCGTTCATCGGCTACAATCCGGACGTCGTCGCTTCAAAGGGTGCGGTAGCCGCTGCCGCCGCCACAGGTGCCGGCGCGCGCCGTATCCTTCCCGATGCCGCACTGCCGGTTGCGATGATGCAGCGCTTCGACGCGGGGGTCGACTGGAAGATCGCTATCGTGCGCTCGAAGAACGTGCCCGTTTCAAACATCGCGCTCAAGTTGTCGCTCGACAAGGGGCGCCTCGCGCTATCGCCGCTCACGTTCTCGATGGCGCGCGGCGATGTGGCCTCGGACCTGATATTCGACACCCGCCAGCGGCCGTCGGCAATACGCTACGACATCCGGCTTGCAACCACGCCGATGGGACGGCTGCTCGCCGGATATGGGCTGGCGGACTCGGGCACCACCGGCACGATCCGCGGACGTATCCATTTGGAAGGCAGAGGCGATACGGTCCACGATTCCCTGGCAAGCTCGTCCGGTCGGATCGCGTTCGTAATGCCGCAAGGCACCTTGTGGACGAAAAACGCGCAACTCGCCGAACTTGATATTGGCACGTTCGTGCAGAAGATGTTCCAGGGCAAGCTCAAGAAACCGATCGAGGTGAACTGCGGCCTGCTCGCCTTCACCGTCCGCAGCGGCACGGCAGTTGCCGATCCGATCCTGATCGATACCAGCAAAAACGTCGTCACCGGGCGCGGCGGCTTCAGCTTCGGCACCGAGGCGGTAGACATGGCCTTTCGCGCCGACGGCAAGAAGATCAGCCTGTTCTCCGGCCAGTCGCCCGTTGGTCTGGGCGGGCATTTCGCCGAGCCTAAGCTGCAGGTCATCACCCCGCAACTTGTCGGCCACGCGGGTGCCGGTCTCGGCCTTGCAATCGTGGCGACTCCGGTGGCCGGGCTGCTCGCCTTCGTCGATCCAGGCGATGCCAAGTCGGCGGCCTGCGGGCCTGTTCTTGCTGGCGCCAACGCCAGCGCCCAGCGCACGTCGAAGGGCAAGCCGCGCGACGACGTCGGCAACGGCACTGCGAAGAAGAACCCTTAG
- the ligD gene encoding DNA ligase D yields the protein MAAVPASGRSGKAGAPGADLLAEYNRKRDFAKTAEPAGKRSKTGGNAFIVQKHAARRLHWDFRLDVDGVLKSWAVTRGPSADPDDKRLAVRTEDHPLSYGEFEGGIPKGEYGGGTVMLWDRGTWAPIAGKSAKDIEDGHLHFTLDGERMKGEWLLVRMKPRPGEKRENWLLRKVKDAHAQTGDALVEQGLTSVLTGRTMAEIEADKGGTHSLKGKKGDAFAQVMEKAASRNARHKNRSRKGAGKLPKFRPVQFATLVDTVPTGNLWMHEIKFDGYRALVAAAGGKVVVHTRSGLDWTDKFGPLAAHIAALDLPPCLIDGELIARGTDGNPDFSSLQAVLKRGKGSQGEDQPLEFHAFDLLELDGENLAAMPNIERKERLEALLADAVPPIFVADHVIGAGETLYDAMCGAGQEGIIAKRIDAPYRGRRTKDWVKVKCTRRQEFVIVGWAKSSAKGRPFSSLLLGQYEDKTLIYRGKVGTGFDAEGLADMATRLEKLARKTPPLSVDKAEARGASWVTPKLVAEVAFAELTGEGRVRHGSFLGLRIDKKARAVTPEKAQAPPRAEIAVKISNRERVIFPESGNSKGDLADYYAAVAPLMLPFVTNRPISLVRCPQGRAKKCFFQKHDSGTFGEHVHHVPIREKDGGAEDYLYLNDAEGLLSCVQMGTIEFHGWAARVDDVERPDRMIFDLDPDEGLDFKECIRAAGDIRARLADLGLVTFAMLSGGKGVHVVVPLKRGHDWDTHKDFARRFAEAMSLAEPDRYVATMSKARRKGRIFIDWLRNQRGATAVLPYSARSRDRAPVAVPVSWDELDGMKTAHPFSIGDAAELIRRSERLHGWGFAEQRLPEI from the coding sequence GTGGCAGCCGTGCCCGCAAGCGGGCGTAGCGGCAAGGCCGGCGCCCCCGGCGCCGACCTTCTCGCCGAATACAACCGCAAGCGCGACTTCGCGAAGACCGCCGAACCTGCGGGCAAGCGAAGCAAGACCGGCGGCAACGCCTTCATCGTGCAGAAGCATGCGGCGCGGCGGCTGCATTGGGATTTCCGACTCGACGTCGATGGTGTGCTCAAGTCCTGGGCGGTGACCCGGGGACCGAGCGCCGATCCCGACGACAAGCGCCTTGCCGTGCGCACCGAGGACCACCCCCTGTCCTACGGCGAATTCGAGGGCGGCATCCCCAAGGGCGAATACGGCGGCGGTACGGTGATGCTCTGGGACCGGGGCACCTGGGCGCCGATCGCGGGCAAGAGCGCGAAGGACATCGAGGACGGCCACCTCCACTTCACTCTCGATGGCGAGCGGATGAAGGGCGAATGGCTGCTCGTGCGCATGAAGCCCAGACCCGGCGAGAAGCGCGAGAACTGGTTGCTGCGCAAGGTGAAGGATGCCCATGCGCAGACGGGTGATGCACTCGTCGAACAGGGCCTCACCAGTGTGCTCACCGGCCGCACCATGGCCGAGATCGAAGCCGACAAGGGCGGCACCCACTCGCTGAAGGGCAAGAAGGGCGATGCCTTTGCGCAGGTCATGGAGAAGGCCGCCTCTCGCAATGCGCGGCACAAGAACCGCTCCCGCAAAGGCGCGGGCAAGCTGCCGAAGTTCCGTCCCGTCCAGTTCGCCACTCTGGTCGACACCGTGCCCACCGGCAACCTGTGGATGCATGAGATAAAGTTCGACGGCTACCGCGCGCTCGTCGCGGCGGCGGGGGGCAAGGTCGTGGTCCATACCCGCAGCGGCCTCGACTGGACGGATAAGTTCGGCCCGTTGGCCGCGCATATCGCCGCGCTCGACCTGCCGCCCTGCCTGATCGATGGGGAGCTCATCGCCCGGGGCACGGACGGCAATCCCGATTTCTCCAGCCTCCAGGCCGTACTCAAGCGCGGCAAGGGTAGCCAGGGCGAAGACCAGCCCTTGGAATTCCACGCCTTCGATCTCCTCGAACTTGATGGCGAGAATCTGGCGGCGATGCCCAACATCGAGCGCAAGGAACGGCTGGAGGCGCTGCTGGCTGATGCCGTGCCGCCCATCTTCGTCGCCGACCACGTGATCGGCGCTGGCGAGACGCTCTACGATGCGATGTGCGGCGCCGGGCAGGAAGGGATCATCGCCAAGCGCATCGATGCACCCTACCGGGGCCGCCGCACGAAAGACTGGGTCAAGGTCAAGTGCACCCGGCGGCAGGAGTTCGTCATCGTGGGATGGGCGAAGTCGAGCGCAAAGGGCCGGCCATTCTCCTCGCTGCTGCTGGGGCAGTACGAGGACAAGACCCTTATCTATCGCGGCAAGGTGGGCACCGGCTTCGACGCGGAGGGTCTTGCCGACATGGCGACAAGGCTTGAAAAGCTGGCGCGCAAGACCCCGCCGCTGAGCGTCGATAAGGCAGAGGCACGCGGCGCAAGCTGGGTCACCCCGAAACTGGTGGCGGAAGTGGCCTTCGCCGAACTGACCGGCGAAGGCCGCGTGCGTCATGGCAGCTTTTTGGGCCTCAGGATTGACAAGAAGGCTCGGGCTGTCACGCCGGAGAAAGCGCAGGCCCCGCCACGGGCGGAGATTGCCGTGAAGATCAGCAACCGCGAGCGCGTGATCTTCCCCGAAAGCGGCAACTCCAAGGGCGACCTTGCGGATTACTACGCCGCCGTCGCGCCGCTGATGCTGCCGTTCGTGACGAACCGGCCGATCAGTCTCGTCCGTTGCCCGCAAGGCCGGGCGAAGAAATGCTTCTTCCAGAAGCACGACAGCGGCACGTTCGGCGAACACGTCCATCACGTGCCGATCCGCGAAAAGGACGGCGGCGCGGAGGACTACCTCTATCTCAATGACGCAGAGGGCCTTCTCTCCTGCGTGCAGATGGGCACGATCGAATTCCACGGCTGGGCGGCAAGGGTCGACGACGTTGAACGTCCCGACCGCATGATCTTCGACCTCGACCCCGACGAGGGATTGGATTTCAAGGAATGCATCCGAGCCGCCGGCGACATCCGTGCCCGGCTCGCGGACCTTGGCCTGGTGACCTTCGCAATGCTGTCCGGCGGCAAGGGCGTCCATGTCGTCGTGCCGCTCAAGCGCGGGCACGACTGGGACACCCACAAGGACTTCGCCCGCCGCTTCGCCGAAGCCATGAGCCTTGCCGAGCCGGACCGCTACGTCGCGACGATGAGCAAGGCCAGGCGCAAGGGCCGCATCTTCATCGACTGGCTGCGCAACCAGCGCGGAGCGACCGCCGTGCTGCCCTACTCCGCACGATCACGCGACAGGGCTCCGGTCGCGGTGCCGGTGAGCTGGGATGAACTGGACGGGATGAAGACTGCGCATCCCTTCTCGATTGGCGATGCTGCGGAGCTGATCAGGCGGTCCGAACGACTGCATGGCTGGGGCTTTGCCGAGCAGCGGCTTCCGGAGATCTGA
- a CDS encoding Ku protein: MPARAYWKGQIRLALVSIPIEVYPATRSGAAISFHQIHEPSGKRIRYEKVAPGVGPVDRDEIIKGFEVSKGSYVLLDEEEIEAVKIESRKTLELVQFVDADEIDVLYYEKPYFVIPADDLAEEAYTVLREALRKTRKVGLGQLAVRGREQLVSIKPCGRGLVMEVLRYADEVHKAQGYFRDIEDAKPDADLLDLATTLIDKKTAPFKPAEFHDRYVDALHRLIDKKAKSKSNKRILEDVEEPASGKGNVIDLMAALKKSVGDGKAGGKSASSTRKPAAKKASPSGGSRARKRA; the protein is encoded by the coding sequence ATGCCCGCACGCGCATACTGGAAAGGCCAGATCCGACTGGCGCTCGTCTCGATCCCGATCGAGGTCTACCCGGCGACGCGATCGGGCGCGGCGATTTCCTTTCATCAGATCCATGAGCCGAGCGGCAAGCGCATCCGCTACGAGAAAGTCGCGCCCGGCGTCGGCCCGGTGGACCGCGACGAGATTATCAAGGGCTTCGAGGTTTCCAAGGGCAGCTACGTCCTGCTCGACGAGGAGGAGATCGAGGCGGTCAAGATCGAGAGCCGCAAGACGCTCGAACTCGTCCAGTTCGTCGATGCCGATGAGATCGATGTGCTCTATTACGAGAAGCCCTATTTCGTCATCCCAGCCGACGATCTGGCAGAGGAAGCGTACACCGTCCTGCGCGAGGCGCTGCGCAAGACGCGCAAGGTCGGCCTTGGGCAACTGGCGGTGCGCGGGCGCGAGCAACTGGTGTCGATCAAGCCTTGCGGGCGGGGCCTGGTGATGGAAGTGCTGCGCTACGCCGACGAGGTCCACAAGGCGCAAGGCTACTTCCGCGACATCGAGGATGCGAAGCCCGACGCCGACCTGCTCGACCTCGCCACGACGCTGATCGACAAGAAGACCGCACCGTTCAAGCCCGCCGAATTCCACGACCGCTATGTCGATGCGCTCCACCGCCTGATCGACAAGAAGGCCAAGTCGAAGAGCAACAAGCGCATTCTGGAGGATGTTGAGGAACCGGCAAGCGGCAAGGGCAACGTCATCGATCTGATGGCGGCGCTCAAGAAGTCGGTCGGGGACGGCAAGGCCGGCGGCAAGTCAGCCTCGTCAACGCGCAAGCCTGCGGCGAAGAAGGCATCGCCCTCGGGTGGCAGCCGTGCCCGCAAGCGGGCGTAG
- a CDS encoding c-type cytochrome, whose amino-acid sequence MMVKITTGRVVLALSAALTLGLGAAAAGLVPVAASTGHWKITDWFLHWTMQNSARTYSAVQTPKVIRDDTGLVSAAGHFRQSCQVCHGAPGEEPSPVMQAATPPAPNLAKTAGHYTDRELFWIIRHGVKFTGMPAWAGKSRADEIRRMVGFVRRLPTMTPRQYRALTRPIAGAPLPQCAGCHGVDGKGRAQPDIPIIAGQDAAYMLRALQAYKSGKRASAVMQTAAAGLDEAQMKAAVTYYARLPGLSHGPVTDRHAIVAKGLPEAQLPACAQCHAPGKAAPVITGQRAAYLAERLRQWRGEDTVIDAHKPQDPMAVIARRIPEEALDDLAESLAAPTGQTATGTTMP is encoded by the coding sequence ATGATGGTGAAAATCACGACCGGGCGTGTGGTGCTTGCCCTCAGCGCAGCACTCACGCTGGGGCTGGGCGCGGCGGCGGCAGGGCTGGTGCCCGTCGCTGCCTCCACCGGGCACTGGAAGATCACCGACTGGTTCCTGCACTGGACGATGCAGAATTCCGCGCGCACCTACAGCGCCGTGCAAACGCCCAAGGTCATCCGTGACGATACGGGCCTCGTCAGCGCGGCAGGGCATTTCCGCCAGTCCTGCCAGGTATGCCACGGCGCGCCGGGGGAAGAGCCCTCCCCGGTCATGCAGGCCGCCACTCCGCCAGCGCCGAACCTTGCCAAGACGGCGGGCCACTACACCGATCGCGAACTGTTCTGGATCATCCGCCACGGCGTCAAGTTCACCGGCATGCCCGCATGGGCAGGAAAGAGCCGCGCCGACGAAATCCGCCGCATGGTCGGCTTCGTGCGCCGCCTGCCGACGATGACACCGCGGCAATACCGCGCGCTCACTCGGCCGATCGCAGGCGCTCCCTTGCCCCAGTGCGCGGGCTGCCACGGCGTCGACGGCAAAGGACGCGCCCAGCCCGACATCCCGATCATCGCCGGACAGGATGCCGCCTACATGCTGCGCGCGCTGCAGGCCTACAAATCCGGCAAGCGGGCCAGCGCGGTCATGCAGACAGCCGCGGCCGGGCTCGACGAGGCGCAAATGAAAGCTGCGGTCACCTATTACGCGCGCCTGCCCGGCCTGTCTCACGGCCCCGTTACAGACCGGCACGCCATAGTCGCGAAAGGCCTTCCCGAAGCGCAACTGCCAGCCTGCGCGCAGTGCCACGCCCCCGGCAAGGCAGCCCCTGTCATCACCGGCCAGCGAGCCGCGTACCTGGCCGAACGCCTGCGCCAGTGGCGAGGCGAAGACACGGTCATCGACGCTCACAAGCCGCAGGACCCGATGGCCGTAATCGCCCGGCGCATACCCGAGGAGGCGCTCGATGATCTGGCCGAAAGCCTCGCTGCTCCCACCGGCCAGACTGCGACGGGAACAACCATGCCCTGA
- a CDS encoding cytochrome c oxidase assembly protein, translated as MKRAALVVGLLLVPIGWALSPLPLGMTGHMAGHMIAVAVAAPLLAYAARGTIADPARRWPRIVTPMVMMLLELLTVWGWHLPALRAAADSHALIAVIEQASFLAAGFLLWSAAIHPPARASGIGALLLTSMHMTLLGVLIGLAPRPLYHGMHHGHGLDPLGDQQLGGVVMLVIGGASYLIGGLGLLATLLREDRSTAT; from the coding sequence GTGAAGCGCGCCGCACTGGTTGTCGGATTGCTTCTGGTCCCGATCGGCTGGGCGCTGTCGCCGCTGCCGCTGGGCATGACTGGACACATGGCGGGACACATGATCGCCGTGGCCGTGGCCGCGCCGCTGCTGGCCTATGCCGCACGGGGCACCATTGCCGATCCGGCAAGGCGCTGGCCGCGGATCGTCACACCGATGGTCATGATGTTGCTGGAACTGCTGACCGTCTGGGGCTGGCATCTGCCCGCTTTGCGCGCCGCCGCCGATAGTCACGCCCTTATAGCCGTGATCGAGCAGGCGAGCTTTCTTGCGGCCGGTTTTTTGCTGTGGAGCGCGGCCATCCACCCCCCGGCCCGAGCAAGCGGGATCGGCGCCCTGCTGCTTACGTCCATGCACATGACCCTGCTGGGCGTCCTCATTGGCCTTGCGCCGCGTCCGCTCTATCACGGGATGCACCATGGCCACGGGCTTGATCCGCTCGGCGACCAGCAACTTGGCGGCGTGGTGATGCTGGTGATCGGCGGCGCCAGTTACCTGATCGGCGGGCTGGGCCTGCTTGCGACCCTGCTGCGAGAAGACCGGAGCACCGCGACATGA